The following coding sequences lie in one Globicephala melas chromosome 15, mGloMel1.2, whole genome shotgun sequence genomic window:
- the GRIFIN gene encoding grifin, producing the protein MEDLLVGEGERLRTEGEVGAGKGTVTSSATLGVRLPSPRPARPAYIPRLLLLPAEAGEMTLQFEAFYAGGLAPGWNLLVQGHSDSGEDKFEINFLSETGDIVFHIKPRFSSATIVANTFQGGHWGQEEVSNVFPLVLGEPFEMEVSSDAEHFHVHAQEHKVLQFSHRHRPLAAITRVQVLSDHRLAQVELARRGLSWGDVGY; encoded by the exons ATGGAGGACCTGCTGGTGGGGGAGGGCGAGAGGCTGAGGACGGAGggagaggtgggggcagggaaaggCACAGTGACCTCATCAGCCACCCTTGGGGTGCGGCTCCCGAGCCCCCGCCCAGCCCGGCCCGCCTATATCCCCAGGCTCTTGCTGCTCCCAGCAGAAGCTGGAGAGATGACACTGCAG TTTGAAGCCTTCTATGCAGGGGGCCTGGCCCCGGGCTGGAACCTGCTAGTCCAGGGACACTCTGACTCTGGAGAGGACAA GTTTGAGATCAACTTCCTGTCTGAGACAGGGGACATCGTCTTCCACATCAAGCCCCGGTTCTCCAGTGCCACCATCGTGGCCAACACCTTCCAGGGCGGCCACTGGGGCCAGGAGGAGGTGTCCAATGTCTTCCCGCTGGTGCTCGGGGAGCCCTTTGAG ATGGAGGTCAGCTCGGATGCGGAACACTTCCATGTCCACGCCCAGGAGCACAAGGTGCTGCAGTTCTCCCACCGCCACAGGCCACTGGCCGCCATCACCCGGGTGCAGGTGCTGAGTGACCACCGCCTGGCCCAGGTGGAGCTGGCCAGGAGAGGCCTGAGCTGGGG GGACGTGGGCTACTGA